A section of the Humulus lupulus chromosome 2, drHumLupu1.1, whole genome shotgun sequence genome encodes:
- the LOC133813847 gene encoding uncharacterized protein LOC133813847 translates to MGRALFLHIYDVVQRHDNYFVQRRDGLGKLGLSGLQKVTAVIRMLAYGVPADATDEYIKIGESTALESLKQFCRAVIEVFGTRYLRSPNVDDVARLLHVGESQGFSGMLGSLDCMHWKWKNCPTAWGGQYTGRSGSPTIILEAVADYDLWI, encoded by the coding sequence ATGGGCCGTGCTTTATTCCTTCATATTTATGATGTTGTACAAAGGCATGACAATTACTTCGTCCAACGAAGAGATGGACTCGGTAAGCTTGGGTTATCGGGTCTACAAAAAGTAACAGCCGTAATTCGAATGTTGGCATATGGTGTACCAGCAGATGCTACCGACGAGTACATCAAAATAGGAGAATCTACTGCTTTGGAAAGTTTGAAACAATTTTGTCGTGCTGTTATCGAGGTCTTTGGAACCCGCTATCTCCGATCACCTAATGTTGATGATGTTGCAAGGCTACTACACGTTGGTGAAAGTCAAGGTTTTTCAGGAATGTTGGGTAGTTTAGATTGTATGCATTGGAAATGGAAAAATTGTCCTACGGCTTGGGGAGGACAATACACTGGTCGTAGTGGATCTCCGACTATTATTCTTGAAGCTGTGGCTGACTATGATCTTTGGATATGA
- the LOC133817044 gene encoding uncharacterized protein LOC133817044 yields MGSRGKRVLVTCSEDEVSLNIAFHLARRGCRLVLMGNESFLESIAQKIVCSVKGAGPVEVVGLDMEEEKETSFVEAVDKACNTLGHLDAFVHSYMYEGKSQNHLEVTESEFQKIVKINFMAPWYLLNAVGRRMRDNKSGGSIVLLTSIVGAERGIYAGAAAYASCAAGLQQLVRASAMDIGRYKIRVNAIARGLHIEDEYLKSVGKERAEKLVKEGAPLERWLDPKTDVVSTIIYLISDGSRYMTGTTIFVDGAQSLTRPRMRSYM; encoded by the exons ATGGGGAGTCGTGGCAAGAGAGTTTTGGTCACTTGTAGCGAGGACGAGGTCTCGCTCAACATAGCCTTCCATTTGGCCCGAAGAGGCTGCAG GCTGGTTTTGATGGGAAATGAGAGCTTTCTTGAGAGTATTGCCCAGAAGATAGTGTGTTCTGTCAAGGGGGCTGGGCCAGTGGAGGTGGTTGGGTTGGATATGGAGGAAGAGAAGGAGACATCGTTTGTTGAAGCAGTGGACAAGGCTTGCAATACTTTGGGGCATTTGGATGCTTTTGTGCATTCCTATATGTATGAAG GAAAATCACAAAACCATTTAGAAGTGACCGAAAGTGAGTTCCAAAAGATAGTGAAGATAAACTTCATGGCTCCATGGTATCTGTTAAACGCGGTTGGAAGGAGAATGAGGGATAACAAGTCAGGAGGTTCCATAGTGTTATTGACCTCAATAGTTGGTGCTGAAAGAGGGATTTATGCAGGAGCTGCTGCCTATGCTTCATGTGCTGCTGGACTCCAGCAGTTAGTCAGG GCATCAGCTATGGATATTGGGAGATATAAAATCAGGGTCAATGCAATAGCCAGAGGGTTGCATATTGAAGATGAATACCTCAAATCAGTAGGGAAAGAAAGGGCAGAGAAGTTGGTTAAAGAGGGTGCACCACTAGAGAGATGGCTAGACCCTAAAACtgatgtggtctcaaccattatTTATTTGATCAGTGATGGATCAAGGTACATGACAGGCACAACCATTTTTGTTGATGGAGCACAGTCTTTAACAAGGCCTAGGATGCGTTCATATATGTGA